A DNA window from Haloactinospora alba contains the following coding sequences:
- a CDS encoding vWA domain-containing protein translates to MPDAPEQPGFTVRVAQNQYLPPGGTEVHAVVTVASDGGGAPGAQEPPAEVIILDTSGSMYGDRLAHARRAARAAVDTLREGARFALVAGDHTATMVYPTRRELATADPRSRAAAKEALRGLTAGGGTRMGRWVEQAAELFSRTEAELKHAILLTDGKNNDPSPEFGRVLAAHEGEFVCDCRGVGTDWNVDELREVASVLLGSVGMVTDPAELAEDFRAMTRSAMAKTVPDVELRLWTPRGADVVSVRQVSPTVEDVTARRRDSGPQNGDYPTGSWGVETREYHVRVSVPPADTGRRMRAGRVSVRTPRGDRTLAHGDILAEWTENETRTATIEPRVAHYTGQVELAAAVQEGLRARERGDTGTATSRLGRAVALAHESGNETTAALLARVVDVVDPVSGTVRLRPEVAATDAMALDTCSTRTVPITPASGTEPGRRG, encoded by the coding sequence ATGCCGGACGCTCCGGAGCAGCCCGGTTTCACCGTGCGCGTCGCGCAGAACCAGTACCTTCCCCCCGGTGGCACCGAGGTGCACGCCGTCGTGACCGTCGCCTCCGACGGCGGTGGTGCCCCCGGCGCGCAGGAACCCCCGGCGGAGGTCATCATCCTGGACACCTCGGGGTCGATGTACGGTGACCGGCTCGCCCACGCCCGGCGGGCCGCCCGCGCCGCCGTGGACACGCTGCGCGAGGGGGCGCGGTTCGCGCTGGTGGCGGGCGACCACACCGCCACCATGGTCTACCCGACGCGGCGGGAGCTGGCCACGGCGGACCCGCGGAGCCGCGCCGCCGCCAAGGAGGCGCTGCGGGGCCTGACGGCTGGCGGCGGCACCCGGATGGGCAGGTGGGTGGAACAGGCGGCGGAGCTGTTCTCCCGCACCGAGGCGGAGCTCAAGCACGCCATCCTGCTGACCGACGGGAAGAACAACGACCCCTCCCCGGAGTTCGGCCGCGTCCTCGCCGCCCACGAGGGGGAGTTCGTCTGCGACTGCCGCGGTGTCGGCACCGACTGGAACGTGGACGAACTCCGGGAGGTGGCCTCGGTGCTGCTCGGAAGCGTCGGTATGGTCACCGACCCCGCGGAGCTGGCGGAGGACTTCCGCGCCATGACCCGGTCGGCGATGGCCAAGACCGTCCCCGACGTCGAGCTGCGGCTGTGGACGCCGCGCGGGGCGGACGTCGTGTCCGTCCGGCAGGTGTCCCCCACGGTCGAGGACGTCACCGCCCGCCGCAGGGACAGCGGCCCGCAGAACGGCGACTACCCCACCGGTTCGTGGGGGGTGGAAACCCGGGAGTACCACGTCCGCGTGTCCGTGCCGCCCGCGGACACCGGGCGCCGCATGCGCGCGGGGCGGGTCAGTGTCCGCACGCCGCGCGGGGACCGGACGCTGGCCCACGGCGACATCCTCGCCGAGTGGACCGAGAACGAGACGAGAACCGCCACCATCGAACCGCGGGTGGCGCACTACACCGGTCAGGTGGAGCTGGCGGCGGCTGTCCAGGAGGGGCTGCGCGCGCGGGAGCGCGGGGACACCGGCACGGCCACCTCCCGGCTGGGGCGGGCGGTGGCGCTCGCCCACGAGTCCGGCAACGAGACCACCGCGGCCCTGCTGGCCCGGGTCGTGGACGTCGTCGACCCCGTGAGCGGGACGGTGCGGCTGCGCCCGGAGGTGGCGGCCACGGACGCCATGGCGCTGGACACGTGCTCCACGCGGACCGTGCCGATCACCCCGGCCTCCGGGACGGAACCGGGGCGGCGGGGATGA
- a CDS encoding MFS transporter: protein MTGAVMALSGPGQTAGMSVFVDHIITDLDVSRSAVSTAYMIGTLAGALALPWIGRAVDRFGVRRVLATVALAFGAFLLLLSSVRELVGLTAGFVGARALGQGGMTMISTTAVGIAVTRKRGTALGITAAAGNAGISFFPLLAERVIVELGWRWTFVAEAGLVWAVVLPIAWWGLRGVRRAPEEGESSDGTDGGDGSPAWPLRAIVRTSMFWAITSAVACSGLLTTAVFFHQVSVLGEQGLTPTQAAANFLPQTLAGLAASMAVSSATDRISPKLLVSAAMAVHAVTLAMLPLVSPGVTALAYGASLGAAASAARAVEAAAFPYYYGTNSLGTLRGLTQSVAVGSTAVGPLLLSAGYDLAGSYVPVVLVMAVPAALIAVLALFARTPRRPGTPAPAP, encoded by the coding sequence ATGACCGGTGCGGTCATGGCACTGAGCGGGCCCGGCCAGACCGCCGGGATGTCCGTCTTCGTCGACCACATCATCACCGACCTGGACGTCAGCCGGTCGGCCGTGTCCACCGCCTACATGATCGGCACGCTGGCCGGCGCGCTGGCACTGCCGTGGATCGGGCGGGCGGTGGACCGCTTCGGCGTGCGGCGCGTCCTCGCCACGGTGGCGCTCGCGTTCGGCGCGTTCCTGCTCCTGCTGTCCAGCGTGCGGGAGCTGGTCGGGTTGACCGCCGGTTTCGTCGGTGCGCGCGCCCTGGGCCAGGGCGGGATGACGATGATCTCCACGACCGCCGTCGGCATAGCGGTGACCCGCAAACGCGGAACCGCGCTGGGGATCACCGCGGCCGCCGGCAACGCGGGTATCTCGTTCTTCCCTCTGCTGGCCGAGCGCGTCATCGTCGAACTCGGCTGGCGCTGGACGTTCGTCGCCGAGGCGGGCCTGGTGTGGGCCGTGGTGCTGCCCATCGCGTGGTGGGGGCTGCGCGGGGTGCGCCGCGCGCCCGAGGAAGGGGAGAGCTCCGACGGGACCGACGGTGGGGACGGATCCCCGGCGTGGCCGCTGCGGGCGATCGTGCGCACCTCGATGTTCTGGGCCATCACCAGCGCCGTGGCGTGCAGCGGCCTGCTCACCACGGCGGTGTTCTTCCACCAGGTGTCGGTGCTGGGGGAACAGGGACTCACCCCCACCCAGGCCGCGGCGAACTTCCTCCCCCAGACCCTGGCCGGGCTGGCGGCGTCCATGGCGGTCAGCTCCGCCACCGACCGGATCTCGCCGAAACTGCTCGTCAGCGCGGCGATGGCGGTACACGCCGTCACCCTGGCGATGCTCCCGCTGGTCTCGCCCGGCGTCACGGCGCTCGCCTACGGGGCCTCCCTCGGGGCGGCCGCCTCGGCCGCCCGCGCTGTCGAGGCGGCGGCGTTCCCGTACTACTACGGCACCAACAGCCTCGGCACGCTGCGCGGGCTCACCCAGTCGGTCGCGGTCGGTTCCACCGCCGTGGGGCCGCTGCTGCTGTCGGCCGGTTACGACCTCGCCGGCTCGTACGTCCCGGTGGTGCTGGTGATGGCCGTGCCCGCCGCCCTCATCGCCGTGCTGGCGCTGTTCGCCCGCACACCCCGCCGCCCTGGCACGCCCGCGCCCGCCCCCTGA
- a CDS encoding FHA domain-containing protein, whose product MSMPHCPAGHGPAPSDRCGVCGVGAVEPAEVAAPAEEGTPPARPPCPECGLVRFGRFCEACGYDFTTGTPHPRTRGPGARGGGWVAVVDTDLDQYRSMVERGLLDSEAVPFPSHARQHRTVLHGWQVTIGRGGVAPGGALGIDLDACSGDPAVSHAHAALLARADGSWAVADLGSTNGTTLNGDTVPLASGTEVSLRSEDRLRMGAWTVITVRHETGRDG is encoded by the coding sequence ATGAGTATGCCGCACTGTCCCGCCGGGCACGGCCCCGCACCCAGTGACCGGTGCGGGGTGTGCGGGGTCGGCGCCGTCGAGCCCGCGGAGGTGGCCGCCCCCGCGGAGGAGGGGACGCCTCCCGCGCGGCCTCCCTGCCCCGAGTGCGGACTCGTGCGGTTCGGGAGGTTCTGTGAGGCGTGCGGCTACGACTTCACCACCGGCACTCCCCACCCGCGCACGCGCGGCCCCGGCGCGCGCGGCGGTGGCTGGGTCGCGGTCGTGGACACCGACCTTGACCAGTACCGGAGCATGGTGGAACGCGGCCTCCTCGACTCCGAGGCGGTCCCGTTCCCGTCCCACGCGCGCCAGCACCGGACCGTGCTGCACGGGTGGCAGGTCACCATCGGGCGCGGCGGCGTCGCACCCGGCGGCGCGCTCGGCATCGACCTCGACGCCTGCTCCGGGGACCCGGCGGTGTCGCACGCGCACGCGGCGCTGCTCGCCCGGGCGGACGGTTCCTGGGCGGTGGCGGACCTGGGCTCCACCAACGGCACGACCCTCAACGGGGACACCGTCCCCCTGGCGAGCGGAACGGAGGTGTCGTTGCGCAGCGAGGACCGACTCCGCATGGGCGCCTGGACGGTGATCACCGTGCGGCACGAGACCGGGAGGGACGGATGA
- a CDS encoding DUF5957 family protein, whose amino-acid sequence MTVLRTLGVAVLGMLGGFLLGLLVSEAIGIVGMVATGEPPTWLRAMRLAPSVLALAGGLAAPAVFLWRRET is encoded by the coding sequence ATGACGGTACTCAGGACGCTCGGCGTGGCCGTGCTCGGGATGCTCGGCGGGTTCCTGCTGGGGCTCCTCGTGTCGGAGGCGATCGGCATCGTCGGGATGGTGGCCACCGGCGAACCGCCGACGTGGTTGCGGGCGATGAGGCTCGCACCGTCGGTCCTCGCGCTCGCGGGCGGCCTCGCGGCTCCGGCCGTGTTCCTGTGGCGCAGGGAAACCTGA
- a CDS encoding response regulator transcription factor, which produces MAERGGSGVERDGVVRVVLADDQQLVRAGFRSMLDGEDDISVVAEAGDGTEALRAAREHRPDVVLMDVRMPRVDGVAATRAIVAEPQLRDVRVVILTMFDLDEYVYSGLKAGASGFLVKDTEPAELIHGVRVVARGEALLAPSVTRRLIGEFAGRIKDPPPTPELNGLTEREREVLTAVANGLSNEELAQRLVVSPATAKTHVSRVMTKLGARDRAQLVVFAYEAGVVRPGWLS; this is translated from the coding sequence GTGGCAGAGAGAGGGGGGTCCGGTGTGGAGCGGGACGGTGTCGTCCGAGTCGTCCTGGCCGACGACCAGCAACTGGTGCGGGCCGGGTTCCGTTCGATGCTCGACGGGGAGGACGACATATCGGTGGTCGCCGAGGCGGGTGACGGCACCGAAGCGCTCCGGGCCGCCCGGGAGCACCGCCCCGACGTGGTGCTGATGGACGTCCGGATGCCCCGCGTCGACGGGGTGGCCGCCACCCGCGCGATCGTCGCCGAACCGCAGCTGCGCGATGTCCGGGTGGTCATCCTGACCATGTTCGACCTGGACGAGTACGTGTACAGCGGGTTGAAGGCCGGAGCCAGCGGTTTCCTGGTGAAGGACACCGAACCGGCGGAGCTCATCCACGGGGTCCGGGTCGTGGCGCGGGGTGAGGCGCTGCTTGCGCCCTCGGTCACCCGGCGGCTCATCGGGGAGTTCGCCGGCCGGATCAAGGACCCGCCCCCGACACCGGAACTGAACGGCCTCACCGAACGGGAGCGGGAGGTCCTCACGGCGGTCGCCAACGGCCTGTCGAACGAGGAGCTCGCCCAGCGCCTGGTCGTCAGCCCCGCTACCGCGAAAACCCACGTCAGTCGGGTCATGACCAAACTGGGGGCGCGGGACCGGGCGCAGTTGGTCGTGTTCGCCTACGAGGCGGGAGTGGTCCGACCCGGCTGGTTGAGCTGA
- a CDS encoding formate/nitrite transporter family protein → MGTDDSGQRADGTDSKGRHPGIREDQVESALDTMVAGGRPRLYRTFPELLASGTIAGVEISLGVVAFLAVEQATGSKLLAGIAFGVGFVVLLLGNSELFTEGFLVPVAVVAAKEASVWRLLRFWLITLVGNLLGGWITMWMVITAFPDLTDTAVKTGKTFAEAPLDLGGFLLSVLAGSVMTLLTRMRIGTENDVARIVASFVVAFLVAGLGLFHSILDTLFLFGGIHADASYGYAQWLSFFGWTVVGNMLGGLGLTTFLRLVRSHERLYEWRKARRPVQG, encoded by the coding sequence ATGGGCACTGACGACTCCGGCCAGAGGGCCGACGGGACGGACTCGAAGGGCCGCCACCCCGGGATCCGTGAGGACCAGGTGGAGAGCGCCCTCGACACCATGGTCGCGGGAGGACGACCGCGGTTGTACCGGACGTTCCCGGAACTGTTGGCTAGCGGCACCATCGCGGGCGTCGAGATCTCGCTCGGTGTGGTGGCGTTCCTCGCGGTCGAGCAGGCCACCGGGAGCAAACTGCTGGCGGGGATCGCGTTCGGTGTGGGGTTCGTCGTGCTGCTGCTGGGCAACAGCGAACTGTTCACCGAGGGGTTCCTGGTGCCGGTGGCCGTGGTCGCGGCCAAGGAAGCCAGCGTGTGGCGGCTGCTGCGCTTCTGGCTGATCACCCTGGTGGGGAACCTCCTGGGCGGTTGGATCACCATGTGGATGGTGATCACCGCGTTCCCCGACCTGACGGACACGGCGGTGAAAACGGGGAAGACGTTCGCCGAGGCGCCGCTCGACCTGGGCGGGTTCCTGCTGTCCGTGCTCGCGGGAAGCGTGATGACGCTGCTGACCCGCATGCGGATCGGCACCGAGAACGACGTCGCGCGGATCGTCGCCTCGTTCGTCGTCGCGTTCCTCGTCGCGGGGCTCGGCCTGTTCCACTCGATCCTGGACACGCTGTTCCTGTTCGGCGGTATCCACGCCGACGCCTCCTACGGCTACGCGCAGTGGCTGTCGTTCTTCGGCTGGACCGTGGTGGGCAACATGCTCGGAGGGCTCGGCCTGACGACGTTCCTGCGGCTGGTGCGCAGCCACGAACGCCTCTACGAGTGGCGCAAGGCGCGCCGGCCGGTCCAGGGGTGA
- a CDS encoding HdeD family acid-resistance protein, translated as MLDYLARHWWIFVVRGALAVLFGIVAIVWPGITLFALAVLFGVYAIVEGGAAAVSAYHTEGNNRIPLALEAAVGIVLGLLVLLLPGAGVVALAILIGTWAVITGVLEVLTAVKLREEIEGEWRYILGGALSVFFGLLVWFWPTAGAVVIAFIIGIYAIVFGVVLIALGLRVRRAGPDGGAPA; from the coding sequence ATGCTCGACTACCTGGCGCGGCACTGGTGGATATTCGTCGTCCGCGGCGCGTTGGCTGTCCTGTTCGGAATCGTCGCCATCGTCTGGCCGGGTATCACCCTGTTCGCGTTGGCTGTCCTGTTCGGGGTGTACGCGATCGTCGAGGGGGGAGCGGCGGCCGTCTCCGCGTACCACACCGAGGGCAACAACCGGATCCCGCTGGCGCTGGAGGCCGCGGTCGGCATCGTCCTCGGGCTGCTGGTCCTGCTGCTGCCGGGAGCCGGGGTCGTGGCGCTGGCGATCCTCATCGGAACATGGGCGGTCATCACCGGCGTGCTCGAGGTGCTGACCGCGGTGAAACTGCGCGAGGAGATCGAGGGGGAGTGGCGCTACATCCTGGGAGGCGCGCTCTCCGTGTTCTTCGGTCTGCTGGTGTGGTTCTGGCCCACGGCCGGAGCCGTGGTGATCGCCTTCATCATCGGGATCTACGCGATCGTGTTCGGCGTGGTGCTGATCGCGTTGGGCCTGCGGGTGCGCCGGGCCGGACCGGATGGTGGCGCCCCCGCCTGA
- a CDS encoding serine/threonine-protein kinase has protein sequence MNQCTDPHCTGEIDDGFCDVCGMEPLLSRPVAAPGGAAVPGGGQDSAPDLAETEWPATGRESLEWASPWAEPATRGTLGLGMVDVPPVPYRDPQDAVMTNPVVAERKRFCGNCSAAVGRSHDGVPGRTEGFCWSCGVEFSFAPKISPGEWVAGQYEVLGCLAHGGLGWTYLARDHNVDGRWVVLKGLLNSGDAEAHKTAAVERSMLAEVEHPSIVKIHNFVRHPDPRTGEAVGHIVMEYIGGKSLGELNQERRARSGGEDGLPVEHVIAYGLEAVRALGYLHSAGLLYCDFKPENVIQSEEQIKLIDLGGMRRMEDTVSPVYATAGYRVPESELCGIGPTVSSDLYAVGRALAVLSFRFDYVRQYPHSLPDPSEEPLLARYPSYDRFLRRATNPEPALRFQDAATMAEQLTGVLREVLSHERGRPYPARSTLFSPEHFASNAGSAATIDEVDQMLRTPDPSAAAVDLPTPLVDPDDPAAGFLAGLSGVPTEQLAATLEEVDDPTPEIRLMLARAHINLRRPEDAHVPLRMFTSQDWRAFWYLAALALSSGDTAGAREQFEEIRDRLPGEAAPKLALGMACECDGAPETAARYYALLWNTDHAYVSAAFGLARLYLAGGERAEAVRTLDTVPELSNLRAHARIAAVEALITSAGSQPPGDHDLREAGDRLEGLKLPDESHQRLAIRLLEAALRLARPAAANPHPPTLLGNPMHEEGLRRNLEHTYRMLARTAGDADRYALIDRANRIRPWTWV, from the coding sequence ATGAACCAGTGCACCGACCCCCACTGCACCGGCGAGATCGACGACGGTTTCTGCGACGTGTGCGGCATGGAGCCCCTACTCTCCCGGCCCGTCGCGGCGCCGGGCGGCGCCGCTGTTCCGGGGGGAGGCCAGGACTCCGCTCCCGACCTCGCCGAAACCGAGTGGCCCGCCACCGGGCGGGAGTCACTGGAATGGGCCAGCCCCTGGGCCGAACCGGCCACGCGCGGCACCCTCGGGCTGGGGATGGTGGACGTTCCGCCGGTTCCCTACCGGGACCCGCAGGACGCGGTCATGACGAACCCGGTCGTCGCCGAACGCAAGCGGTTCTGCGGCAACTGCAGCGCGGCGGTGGGACGGTCGCACGACGGGGTTCCGGGCCGGACGGAGGGGTTCTGCTGGTCGTGCGGCGTGGAGTTCTCGTTCGCACCCAAGATCTCACCCGGGGAGTGGGTGGCCGGCCAGTACGAGGTGCTGGGGTGTCTGGCCCACGGCGGACTCGGCTGGACCTACCTGGCACGGGACCACAACGTGGACGGCAGGTGGGTCGTCCTCAAGGGCCTGCTCAACAGCGGCGACGCCGAGGCCCACAAGACCGCGGCGGTGGAGCGCTCCATGCTGGCCGAGGTCGAGCACCCCAGCATCGTGAAGATCCACAACTTCGTGCGGCACCCCGACCCGCGCACCGGCGAGGCGGTCGGCCACATCGTCATGGAGTACATCGGCGGGAAGTCGCTGGGGGAACTGAACCAGGAGCGGCGCGCACGCAGCGGCGGGGAGGACGGCCTGCCCGTCGAGCACGTCATCGCCTACGGGTTGGAGGCGGTGCGCGCCTTGGGCTACCTGCACAGCGCCGGCCTGTTGTACTGCGACTTCAAACCGGAGAACGTCATCCAGAGCGAGGAGCAGATCAAACTCATCGACCTGGGCGGGATGCGCAGGATGGAGGACACGGTGAGCCCGGTGTACGCCACGGCCGGCTACCGGGTTCCCGAGAGCGAACTCTGCGGGATCGGGCCCACGGTCAGTTCCGACCTGTACGCCGTCGGCCGGGCCCTCGCCGTGCTCAGTTTCCGGTTCGACTACGTCCGCCAGTATCCGCACAGCCTGCCGGACCCCAGCGAGGAGCCCCTGCTCGCCCGCTACCCCTCCTACGACCGGTTCCTGCGCCGCGCCACGAACCCCGAACCCGCACTGCGGTTCCAGGACGCGGCGACGATGGCGGAACAACTCACCGGGGTGCTGCGGGAGGTGCTCTCGCACGAACGGGGGCGCCCGTACCCGGCGCGTTCCACCCTGTTCAGCCCGGAACACTTCGCGTCCAACGCCGGCAGCGCCGCCACGATCGACGAGGTCGACCAGATGCTGCGGACGCCCGACCCGTCCGCTGCCGCCGTGGACCTGCCCACACCGCTGGTCGACCCCGACGACCCCGCGGCCGGTTTCCTCGCCGGCCTGTCCGGTGTCCCCACCGAACAGCTCGCGGCGACCCTGGAGGAGGTCGACGACCCGACCCCGGAGATCCGGTTGATGCTGGCCCGCGCCCACATCAACCTGCGGCGGCCCGAGGACGCCCACGTCCCGCTGCGGATGTTCACGTCCCAGGACTGGCGGGCGTTCTGGTACCTGGCCGCGCTGGCGTTGAGCTCCGGCGACACCGCTGGCGCCCGGGAGCAGTTCGAGGAGATCCGGGACCGCCTTCCCGGGGAGGCCGCGCCCAAGCTCGCCCTGGGGATGGCCTGCGAGTGCGACGGCGCACCCGAGACCGCCGCGCGGTACTACGCGCTGTTGTGGAACACCGACCACGCCTACGTCAGCGCCGCCTTCGGCCTCGCGCGGCTGTACCTGGCCGGCGGGGAGCGGGCGGAGGCCGTGCGCACCCTGGACACGGTTCCGGAGCTGTCCAACCTGCGCGCGCACGCGCGGATAGCGGCTGTCGAGGCGCTGATCACCAGCGCCGGCTCCCAGCCGCCCGGCGACCACGACCTGCGCGAGGCCGGAGACCGGTTGGAGGGGCTGAAACTGCCGGACGAGTCCCACCAGCGCCTCGCGATCCGGCTGCTCGAGGCGGCGCTGCGGCTGGCGCGTCCCGCCGCGGCGAACCCGCACCCCCCGACGCTGCTGGGCAACCCCATGCACGAGGAGGGGCTGCGCCGCAACCTGGAGCACACCTACCGGATGCTGGCCCGTACCGCCGGGGACGCCGACCGCTACGCTCTCATCGACCGCGCCAACAGGATCCGGCCCTGGACGTGGGTGTAG
- a CDS encoding sensor histidine kinase, which produces MPDRTPSEGTPAGNPLSRLPAAAVDGMLAVAVGAVTTGTELLVAESSGVQPRLAGFAALLCAAASLAAAGRFPAVTALTVGAATPLYYVLGPVDNGTAWLAFVAGSLRLAADGHRRWAYTGVGLALGAFASAELVDAELGRSLAVLGWVLAVVAACEIVLGRRDYLREAQHRAAEAERGRDEEVRRRATEERMRVARELHDVVAHNISLVNVQANAATHQCDPQRTRAALETIRTASTETLREVRRTMGVLNRAGEETMPRTAAPSLDQLTDLADRFTAEGLPVAVETAGREVELPASVGLVAYRVVQEALTNALRHARARSVRVSVRYGPARLRVSVDDDGCGPEPGAVEGAGIRGMRERVTALGGSFSAAPRPAGGFRVVALLPSCGGAQGLCDGRGPSRAVRPVPRRHGRGG; this is translated from the coding sequence GTGCCGGACAGGACACCCTCGGAAGGAACGCCGGCGGGAAACCCGCTCTCCCGCCTGCCGGCCGCGGCTGTTGACGGGATGCTGGCGGTGGCGGTGGGTGCCGTCACCACCGGAACGGAACTCCTCGTCGCGGAGAGCTCCGGTGTCCAGCCGCGTCTGGCGGGCTTCGCCGCGCTGCTGTGCGCCGCCGCCTCCCTCGCGGCGGCGGGCCGCTTCCCCGCGGTGACCGCCCTCACCGTGGGCGCGGCGACACCGCTGTACTACGTGCTGGGCCCGGTCGACAACGGGACGGCCTGGCTGGCGTTCGTCGCCGGAAGCCTGCGGCTGGCCGCCGACGGCCACCGGCGGTGGGCCTACACCGGTGTGGGCCTCGCCCTGGGCGCGTTCGCGTCGGCGGAACTCGTCGACGCCGAGTTGGGCAGGTCGCTGGCCGTGCTCGGGTGGGTGCTCGCGGTCGTCGCCGCCTGCGAGATCGTCCTCGGCCGGCGTGACTACCTGCGCGAGGCGCAGCACCGTGCGGCCGAGGCCGAACGCGGCCGGGACGAGGAGGTGCGCAGGCGCGCCACCGAGGAGCGGATGCGGGTGGCGCGGGAGCTGCACGACGTCGTCGCGCACAACATCTCGCTGGTGAACGTGCAGGCCAACGCGGCCACGCACCAGTGCGACCCGCAACGGACCCGGGCCGCGCTGGAGACCATCCGCACGGCCAGCACGGAGACCCTGCGGGAGGTGCGCCGCACGATGGGCGTGCTGAACCGGGCGGGTGAGGAGACCATGCCCCGTACCGCGGCACCGTCCCTGGACCAGCTCACCGACCTCGCGGACCGGTTCACCGCTGAGGGGCTTCCGGTGGCGGTGGAAACCGCGGGGCGGGAGGTGGAGCTTCCCGCCTCCGTGGGACTCGTCGCCTACCGCGTGGTCCAGGAGGCGCTGACCAACGCGCTGCGGCACGCGCGGGCCCGGTCGGTGCGCGTGTCGGTGCGTTACGGCCCCGCCCGGCTGCGGGTCAGTGTCGACGACGACGGCTGCGGTCCCGAACCCGGCGCCGTGGAGGGCGCGGGGATACGGGGGATGCGCGAGCGTGTCACCGCCCTCGGCGGCAGCTTTTCCGCGGCGCCGCGGCCCGCGGGCGGGTTCCGGGTGGTGGCGCTGCTGCCGTCGTGCGGTGGCGCCCAGGGCCTGTGTGACGGACGCGGCCCCTCGCGGGCGGTGCGGCCGGTGCCGCGTCGGCATGGCCGAGGGGGATGA